The following proteins come from a genomic window of Pseudomonas putida:
- a CDS encoding DUF1345 domain-containing protein encodes MAFHRLTRTHPRLSLATIVGLAGAWLIPAGDTVQHILAGWNLGVWLYLLLVLYLSWTASPEKVRKVAGVEDENAGLVLLTVCIAAIASLAAVTLQLVSSRGLQGTDLAVHYLYTGLTVAGSWLLIGCIFTLHYARLFYTGQSHELPLRFADGERNPDYWDFHYFSFTISVAVQTSDVGVAGRGLRRVVLAHSLVGFVFNTAILGFTINIAAGLLG; translated from the coding sequence ATGGCTTTCCATCGTCTGACCCGCACACACCCCCGCCTGAGCCTCGCCACTATAGTCGGCCTCGCTGGCGCCTGGCTGATCCCCGCCGGTGATACCGTGCAACACATCCTCGCTGGCTGGAACCTGGGGGTGTGGCTGTACCTGCTGCTGGTGCTCTACCTGAGCTGGACAGCCAGCCCGGAAAAGGTCCGCAAGGTCGCCGGCGTCGAAGACGAGAACGCGGGCCTGGTCCTGCTGACCGTGTGCATCGCCGCCATCGCCAGCCTTGCCGCGGTCACCCTGCAACTGGTCTCCAGTCGCGGCCTGCAAGGCACGGACCTGGCCGTGCACTATCTCTATACCGGCCTGACCGTCGCCGGTTCATGGCTGCTGATCGGCTGCATATTCACCCTGCATTACGCCCGCCTGTTCTACACCGGGCAAAGCCACGAACTGCCGCTACGCTTCGCTGATGGCGAGCGCAACCCTGATTACTGGGACTTCCATTACTTCTCGTTCACCATCAGCGTGGCGGTGCAAACCTCAGACGTTGGCGTCGCCGGACGAGGGTTGCGGCGGGTGGTGCTGGCGCATTCGCTGGTGGGCTTCGTATTCAATACGGCGATTCTCGGGTTCACGATCAACATCGCCGCCGGGTTGCTAGGTTGA
- a CDS encoding sigma-70 family RNA polymerase sigma factor, whose protein sequence is MIDAAPPPEPGLPALYREHRGWLETWLRRRMGNAWDAADLSQDTFLRILASAQPLADIREPRAYLLTVGKRLLSNFHQRRSLEQAYLDALAQLPEQHVPSPEQRWVLLETLQALDELLDGLKPAIRKAFLWHQLEGLGYAEIGQRLGVCQRSVKRYMAQAYEHCLLAELR, encoded by the coding sequence ATGATCGACGCCGCGCCGCCACCGGAGCCTGGCCTGCCTGCCCTGTACCGGGAGCATCGTGGCTGGCTTGAAACCTGGCTGCGCCGGCGTATGGGCAATGCCTGGGATGCCGCCGACCTCAGTCAGGATACATTTCTGCGCATTCTGGCCAGCGCCCAGCCGCTGGCAGACATACGCGAACCGCGCGCCTATCTGCTGACCGTGGGCAAGCGTTTGCTCAGCAACTTCCACCAGCGACGTAGCCTGGAGCAGGCCTACCTTGATGCCTTGGCGCAGTTGCCCGAGCAACACGTGCCGTCGCCAGAACAGCGCTGGGTACTGCTGGAAACCCTGCAGGCACTGGATGAACTGCTCGACGGCCTCAAGCCGGCGATACGCAAGGCCTTTCTCTGGCACCAGCTGGAAGGTTTGGGCTACGCCGAGATTGGCCAGCGCCTGGGCGTTTGCCAGCGCTCGGTGAAACGCTACATGGCGCAGGCTTACGAGCATTGCCTGTTGGCCGAGTTGCGATGA
- a CDS encoding alpha-D-glucose phosphate-specific phosphoglucomutase has protein sequence MTLSPLAGKPAPASVLVDIPRLLTAYYTGRPDAAVAAQRVAFGTSGHRGSSLELSFNEYHVLAISQAICLYRQEKGIDGPLFIGADTHALSAPAAASALEVLAANGVQVMLSKDDEYTPTPAVSHAILCHNRGRTQGLADGIVITPSHNPPQSGGFKYNPPNGGPADSDVTKWIEGKANELLAANLAGVKRMDHAQALLAPTTHRHDYVSTYVADLENVIDFDVIRGAGLRLGVDPLGGAGVRYWSAIAKHYQLDLEVVNTEVDPTFRFMTVDWDGQIRMDPSSPYAMQGLIGLRERFDVAFACDPDHDRHGIVTPDGLLQPNNYLAVAIDYLFRHRPQWRSDAAVGKTVVSSGLIDRVTQRLGRKLYEVPVGFKFFAQGLFDGSLGFGGEESAGASFLRRDGSVWATDKDGLIPALLAAEMTARTGRNPSQAYADLTDALGKPFATRVEAKADARQKALLSKLAPEQVKSTELAGEPIVQILSHAPGNGQAIGGLKVMTANGWFAARPSGTEDIYKIYAESFIDEAHLQRLVQEAQVLVDEAIA, from the coding sequence ATGACGCTCAGTCCTTTGGCAGGCAAGCCGGCTCCGGCCAGCGTGCTGGTCGATATTCCCCGGCTGCTCACCGCCTATTACACCGGCCGCCCAGATGCTGCCGTGGCGGCCCAGCGCGTGGCCTTCGGCACCTCGGGGCACCGGGGCAGTTCGCTTGAATTGAGTTTCAACGAGTATCACGTCCTGGCCATTAGCCAGGCTATCTGCCTGTACCGCCAGGAAAAAGGTATCGATGGCCCGCTGTTTATCGGCGCCGATACCCACGCCCTGTCAGCTCCTGCGGCCGCCAGTGCCTTGGAAGTACTGGCCGCCAACGGCGTGCAGGTGATGCTGTCCAAGGATGACGAATACACGCCCACACCGGCTGTGTCCCACGCCATCCTCTGCCACAACCGTGGCCGCACACAGGGTCTGGCTGACGGTATCGTCATTACCCCGTCGCACAACCCGCCACAAAGCGGTGGCTTCAAGTACAACCCGCCCAACGGCGGGCCGGCCGACAGCGACGTGACCAAGTGGATCGAGGGCAAGGCCAACGAACTGCTGGCCGCTAACCTGGCCGGCGTCAAGCGCATGGACCATGCCCAGGCGTTGCTGGCGCCGACCACCCACCGCCACGACTACGTCAGCACCTATGTGGCCGACCTGGAAAACGTCATCGATTTCGATGTGATCCGTGGCGCCGGGTTGCGCCTGGGCGTCGACCCGCTGGGCGGGGCAGGGGTGCGCTATTGGTCGGCGATTGCCAAGCACTACCAACTGGACCTGGAAGTGGTGAACACCGAGGTCGACCCGACCTTCCGCTTCATGACCGTCGATTGGGACGGCCAGATCCGCATGGACCCTTCCTCGCCGTATGCCATGCAGGGCCTGATAGGCCTGCGTGAGCGCTTTGACGTGGCCTTCGCTTGCGACCCGGACCACGACCGCCACGGCATCGTTACCCCTGATGGCTTGCTGCAACCCAACAACTACCTCGCCGTGGCCATCGACTACCTGTTCCGCCACCGCCCGCAGTGGCGCAGTGACGCTGCCGTGGGCAAGACCGTGGTCTCCAGCGGCCTGATCGACCGCGTCACCCAGCGCCTGGGCCGTAAGCTGTACGAAGTGCCGGTGGGCTTCAAGTTCTTCGCCCAGGGCCTGTTCGACGGTTCGCTCGGTTTTGGTGGCGAAGAAAGTGCAGGGGCTTCGTTCCTGCGCCGCGATGGCTCGGTTTGGGCCACCGACAAGGACGGGTTGATCCCGGCCTTGCTGGCCGCCGAAATGACCGCCCGTACCGGGCGTAACCCGAGCCAGGCTTATGCCGACCTGACCGACGCGCTGGGCAAGCCGTTCGCCACTCGTGTCGAGGCCAAGGCGGACGCGCGGCAGAAGGCGTTGCTGAGCAAGCTGGCGCCGGAGCAGGTGAAGTCGACCGAGCTGGCCGGTGAGCCGATCGTGCAGATCCTCAGCCATGCTCCAGGCAATGGCCAGGCGATTGGCGGGCTCAAGGTGATGACGGCCAATGGCTGGTTCGCCGCGCGCCCGTCGGGTACTGAAGACATCTACAAGATCTACGCCGAAAGCTTCATCGACGAGGCGCATTTGCAGCGTCTGGTGCAGGAAGCACAAGTGCTGGTAGATGAAGCAATTGCCTGA
- a CDS encoding TonB-dependent siderophore receptor has product MPAVKSCRLRPLARAAHPLFAMSLLLCAPTWADEPARRTFQVAPASLGAALTHFADQAGVSLSLDPALVEGRQSNGLSGRYSVDEGFSQLLRSSGLQALPVGEGAFTLMPAPQGSGALEIAPTSIVGGLAAGNETQPYAGGQVARQGAQGLLGSRDFMETPFSISSYTSDLVKNQQARTLGELIASDPSVRATNPAGGRFEQFTIRGFSLFNSDVAYNGLYGILPTYSIDMEMADRVDIIKGPSQLINGISPRGSVGGGINVQPKRAADKPITEFTGSYASAGQAGGAVDIGRRFGEDQQFGVRFNGVKQAGDTEWDHQRVDREMAVLGLDFRGERLRLSADLGHTERDTDAPQERVLVGANAKVPNANDVRHNYAQAWSKARTNDTFGALNAEYDISESLLAYGAVGARKSNHDFLRHNVSITNDAGDFTVQPRDFTRDESVRTAMAGLRHWFHTGPVSHELNLAASYYYMDFTNGGARYASAPSNLYNPVAAPSPATPTRLDPEVYTENRFSGVALADTLGFFDDRLLLTLGARWQRVQVDDWSDGVKGDTGYDEEKVSPSGGVLLKVTDQLSLYANYMEGLSQGKIAPSTSINEDQIFPPFTSRQVEVGAKYDLGQVAFTASAFRIRQPAYETNPTSRVFGPNGKRDNRGIELSVFGEPVQGVRVLGGVMYIDSELTDTVGGAYDGNRAPATPEYNVNLGAEWDVPGVNGLTFTARGIHSSSQYLDQNNSKRIDGWERYDLGARYAFKVDATEVTLRASVENVLDDRYWSSAGASDDSEPGLTLSTPRTYLLSATVGF; this is encoded by the coding sequence ATGCCTGCAGTAAAATCTTGCCGCCTGCGCCCACTGGCGCGCGCAGCACATCCATTGTTCGCGATGAGCCTGCTGTTGTGTGCACCCACCTGGGCCGATGAGCCGGCCCGGCGTACGTTCCAGGTAGCGCCAGCCAGCCTGGGTGCTGCTTTGACCCATTTCGCCGACCAGGCCGGTGTCAGCCTTTCGCTGGACCCGGCATTGGTAGAGGGCCGGCAAAGTAACGGCTTGTCCGGTCGTTACAGTGTCGATGAAGGCTTCAGCCAGTTGCTGCGCAGTAGTGGCCTGCAGGCGCTGCCGGTGGGTGAGGGGGCCTTCACCCTGATGCCTGCCCCCCAGGGCAGTGGCGCTCTGGAAATCGCCCCCACCAGCATCGTCGGCGGCCTGGCCGCAGGCAACGAAACGCAGCCGTATGCCGGTGGCCAAGTGGCACGCCAGGGGGCACAAGGCTTGCTCGGTTCGCGCGACTTCATGGAAACCCCATTCAGCATCAGCAGCTACACCAGCGACCTGGTCAAGAACCAACAGGCGCGCACCTTGGGCGAACTGATTGCCAGTGACCCTTCAGTGCGTGCTACCAACCCGGCGGGCGGGCGTTTCGAGCAGTTCACCATTCGCGGCTTCAGCCTGTTCAACAGCGATGTGGCCTACAACGGCCTGTATGGCATCTTGCCGACGTATTCGATCGACATGGAAATGGCTGACCGGGTCGACATCATCAAAGGCCCCAGCCAGTTGATCAACGGCATTTCGCCGCGTGGCAGCGTGGGCGGCGGTATCAATGTGCAGCCCAAGCGAGCCGCTGACAAGCCGATCACCGAATTCACCGGCAGCTACGCTTCGGCCGGCCAGGCTGGCGGCGCAGTGGATATCGGCCGTCGCTTTGGTGAAGACCAGCAGTTCGGCGTGCGCTTCAATGGCGTGAAGCAGGCCGGTGACACCGAATGGGATCACCAGCGCGTTGACCGCGAAATGGCGGTGCTGGGCCTGGATTTTCGAGGCGAGCGCCTGCGGCTCTCGGCGGACCTTGGCCACACCGAACGCGACACCGACGCCCCGCAGGAGCGTGTGCTGGTCGGTGCCAATGCCAAGGTGCCCAATGCCAATGATGTACGTCACAACTACGCCCAGGCCTGGAGCAAGGCGCGTACCAACGACACCTTCGGTGCGCTGAACGCCGAGTACGATATCAGCGAGTCGCTGCTGGCCTATGGTGCGGTCGGCGCGCGCAAGAGCAACCACGACTTCCTTCGCCATAACGTGTCGATCACCAACGATGCCGGCGACTTCACCGTGCAGCCGCGTGACTTTACCCGGGACGAGTCAGTGCGCACCGCCATGGCCGGTTTGCGTCACTGGTTCCATACCGGGCCGGTGAGCCACGAGCTGAACCTGGCCGCCAGCTATTACTACATGGACTTCACCAACGGCGGTGCGCGCTATGCCTCGGCGCCGAGCAACCTCTACAACCCGGTGGCCGCACCGTCACCCGCTACGCCAACCCGCCTCGACCCCGAGGTCTACACGGAAAACCGCTTTTCCGGCGTGGCCCTGGCCGATACCCTTGGCTTTTTTGACGACCGCCTGCTGTTGACCCTGGGGGCGCGCTGGCAACGGGTGCAGGTGGATGACTGGAGCGACGGCGTCAAAGGCGATACGGGCTATGACGAAGAAAAGGTCTCGCCTTCTGGGGGCGTATTGCTCAAGGTCACCGACCAGCTCTCGTTGTACGCCAACTACATGGAGGGCCTGAGCCAAGGCAAGATCGCCCCATCGACGTCGATCAACGAAGACCAGATCTTCCCGCCGTTCACCAGCCGCCAGGTCGAGGTGGGGGCCAAGTACGACCTCGGCCAGGTGGCCTTTACTGCCAGCGCCTTCCGCATTCGCCAGCCGGCCTACGAGACCAACCCCACCTCGCGGGTGTTCGGCCCCAATGGCAAGCGTGACAACCGCGGCATCGAGCTGAGTGTGTTCGGTGAACCGGTGCAGGGCGTGCGGGTGCTGGGTGGGGTGATGTATATCGACAGCGAGCTGACCGACACCGTCGGCGGTGCCTACGATGGCAACCGCGCGCCGGCCACGCCCGAATACAACGTCAATCTGGGGGCTGAATGGGACGTGCCAGGGGTGAACGGCCTGACCTTCACAGCGCGCGGCATTCACTCAAGTTCCCAGTACCTGGACCAGAACAACAGCAAGCGCATCGATGGCTGGGAGCGTTATGACCTGGGTGCACGTTATGCCTTCAAGGTGGACGCCACCGAGGTTACCTTGCGGGCCAGTGTCGAGAATGTGCTCGATGATCGCTACTGGAGCTCGGCGGGGGCGTCGGATGACAGTGAGCCGGGGTTGACCCTGTCTACGCCGCGGACCTATCTGCTCTCGGCCACGGTCGGCTTTTAA
- a CDS encoding LysR family transcriptional regulator — protein sequence MLLGNEGADASPMVFKLRHMEVFRAVMLTGSISAAAKLLYVSQPAVSKLIQYIEARLAYPLFERVNNRLVPTAEAQVLFREVERVYQAALQVNECALALGAGGQRKLRISCSASLSTVVIPMALAQLKRESPSLNIEWQTSLMGEMPNQILSKKVDLSIAALPVVHDHLHSQAFMRGRMVVVMPPGHPLAGQPALTLQQLEGHALLLFRPDMPFGKLLAEHIGRRGLQLNSLLSFTNANEAVALVKQGMGISVIDEFVAQDSGLAVVPLADEIHFDISFVYSRFEPPSHAALQLMQVLQGQAQKLGRALAPG from the coding sequence ATGCTGCTTGGCAACGAAGGCGCGGACGCAAGCCCCATGGTGTTCAAACTTCGGCACATGGAAGTGTTCAGGGCGGTGATGCTGACGGGCTCGATCAGCGCGGCGGCCAAATTGCTGTATGTGTCGCAGCCGGCGGTGAGCAAGCTGATCCAGTACATCGAAGCGCGCCTGGCCTACCCGCTGTTCGAGCGCGTCAATAACCGCCTGGTGCCGACGGCCGAAGCGCAGGTGCTGTTTCGCGAGGTCGAGCGGGTGTACCAGGCAGCGTTGCAGGTCAACGAATGCGCCCTCGCGCTGGGCGCTGGCGGCCAGCGCAAGTTGCGTATCTCGTGCAGTGCATCGTTGTCCACGGTGGTGATCCCGATGGCCCTGGCCCAGCTCAAGCGTGAATCACCGTCACTGAATATCGAGTGGCAAACCTCGTTGATGGGCGAAATGCCCAATCAGATCCTGTCGAAGAAGGTCGACCTGTCGATCGCCGCCCTGCCGGTGGTGCACGACCACCTGCATTCGCAAGCGTTCATGCGTGGACGCATGGTGGTGGTGATGCCGCCGGGTCACCCTTTGGCCGGTCAGCCCGCGCTGACCTTGCAGCAGCTGGAGGGCCATGCGTTGCTGCTGTTCCGGCCCGACATGCCGTTTGGCAAGCTGTTGGCCGAACACATCGGGCGCCGCGGGCTACAGCTGAACTCACTGTTGTCGTTCACCAATGCCAACGAGGCTGTGGCGTTGGTCAAGCAAGGCATGGGCATCAGCGTGATCGACGAGTTCGTTGCACAGGACAGCGGGCTCGCGGTGGTGCCGTTGGCCGATGAGATTCACTTCGATATCAGCTTCGTCTATTCGCGCTTCGAGCCGCCCTCGCATGCAGCGCTGCAGTTGATGCAGGTGTTGCAGGGGCAGGCGCAGAAGCTGGGGCGGGCGCTTGCGCCGGGCTGA
- a CDS encoding NAD(P)-binding domain-containing protein, producing MTLNNLEIDTLVVGAGQAGVAMSEHLSKLGVPHLVLERNRIAQAWRTGRWDSLVANGPAWHDRFPGLEFNLDADAFAGKDQVADYFEQYVRKYNLPVRTGIEVKRVVRNSDRPGFTIETNEGVIRANRVVAATGPFQKPVIPAIAPKDSNLHQIHSAAYFNPEQLPEGAVLVVGAGSSGVQIAEELMRAGRQVYLSVGAHDRPPRAYRNRDFCWWLGVLGEWDAEIAKPGREHVTIAVSGARGGHTVDFRALAHQGMTLVGLTQSFENGVARFQDNLVENINRGDENYLALLDAADAYIERNGLDLPQEPEARQRLADPECMRNPLQQLDLAKAGVSSIIWATGYGVDFSWLQVDTFDANGKPQHQRGVAREPGVYFLGLPWLSRRGSSFIWGVWHDAKHVAGHIATQRTYTAYRDREQRAADEQQTAKISNVSTLGAH from the coding sequence ATGACACTGAACAACCTCGAAATCGACACCCTCGTCGTCGGCGCCGGCCAGGCCGGCGTGGCCATGAGCGAACACCTGAGCAAGCTTGGCGTGCCGCACCTGGTACTGGAGCGCAACCGCATCGCGCAGGCCTGGCGTACCGGCCGCTGGGACTCGCTGGTCGCCAACGGCCCGGCCTGGCACGACCGCTTCCCGGGGCTGGAATTCAACCTCGACGCCGATGCGTTCGCCGGCAAGGACCAGGTGGCCGACTACTTCGAGCAGTACGTACGCAAGTACAACCTGCCCGTGCGCACCGGCATTGAAGTGAAGCGCGTGGTGCGTAACAGCGACCGCCCAGGCTTCACCATCGAAACCAATGAAGGCGTGATTCGCGCCAACCGCGTAGTCGCCGCCACCGGCCCGTTCCAGAAGCCGGTGATCCCGGCCATCGCGCCGAAAGACAGCAACCTGCACCAGATTCATTCCGCCGCTTACTTCAACCCAGAGCAGCTGCCTGAAGGCGCGGTACTGGTGGTCGGTGCCGGTTCCTCCGGCGTGCAGATTGCCGAGGAATTGATGCGTGCCGGACGCCAGGTGTACCTGTCGGTCGGCGCCCACGACCGCCCGCCGCGTGCCTACCGCAACCGCGACTTCTGCTGGTGGCTGGGCGTACTGGGCGAGTGGGACGCAGAAATTGCCAAGCCCGGTCGCGAGCATGTGACCATCGCGGTCAGCGGCGCCCGCGGTGGCCACACCGTGGACTTCCGCGCCCTCGCCCACCAGGGCATGACCCTGGTCGGCCTGACCCAGTCGTTTGAAAACGGCGTAGCACGCTTCCAGGACAACCTGGTCGAGAACATCAACCGCGGCGACGAAAACTACCTGGCCCTACTGGATGCGGCCGATGCCTACATCGAACGCAACGGCCTGGACCTGCCGCAAGAGCCCGAAGCCCGCCAGCGCCTGGCCGACCCGGAGTGCATGCGCAACCCGCTGCAGCAACTGGACCTGGCCAAGGCCGGCGTCAGCAGCATCATCTGGGCCACCGGTTACGGCGTGGACTTCAGCTGGCTGCAGGTAGACACCTTCGATGCCAACGGCAAGCCCCAGCACCAGCGTGGTGTGGCCCGCGAACCGGGCGTGTACTTCCTCGGCCTGCCGTGGTTGTCGCGCCGTGGTTCATCGTTCATCTGGGGGGTGTGGCACGACGCCAAGCACGTAGCCGGCCACATTGCCACGCAGCGTACCTACACCGCCTACCGCGACCGCGAGCAACGCGCAGCGGATGAGCAGCAAACTGCCAAGATCAGCAATGTCAGCACCCTCGGAGCCCACTGA
- a CDS encoding DUF1652 domain-containing protein codes for MNKMTFPNACQVMRWHFHPLGFEASMDAPRSMVARLFDRASGETLLAIAGIPCAAIMAAADVERIIEAVEAEMDAFIPAFTLRDAV; via the coding sequence ATGAACAAGATGACGTTCCCCAACGCCTGCCAGGTGATGCGCTGGCATTTCCATCCGTTGGGTTTCGAGGCCAGCATGGATGCGCCACGCAGCATGGTTGCACGGCTGTTCGACCGCGCCAGCGGTGAGACCCTGCTGGCGATTGCGGGCATCCCCTGTGCAGCGATCATGGCCGCCGCCGATGTAGAGCGCATCATCGAGGCCGTCGAGGCGGAAATGGACGCCTTCATACCCGCCTTTACCTTGCGCGATGCAGTCTAG
- a CDS encoding RidA family protein: MPTHTRIRMFNTKETYPNQTLDNDLCQAVRAGNTIYVRGQVGTDFEGKLVGLGDPRAQTEQAMKNVKQLLEEAGSDLSHIVKTTTYITDPRFREPVYKEVGKWLKGVFPISTGLVVAGLAQAEWLMEIDVIAVVPDQE, encoded by the coding sequence ATGCCTACCCATACTCGCATCCGCATGTTCAACACCAAGGAAACCTACCCCAACCAGACCCTGGACAACGACTTGTGCCAGGCCGTACGGGCGGGCAATACCATCTACGTGCGCGGTCAGGTCGGTACCGACTTCGAAGGCAAACTGGTCGGCCTGGGTGACCCGCGCGCACAAACCGAACAGGCGATGAAGAACGTCAAGCAACTGCTTGAAGAAGCCGGCTCGGACCTGTCGCACATCGTCAAGACCACCACCTACATCACCGACCCGCGCTTCCGCGAGCCGGTGTACAAGGAGGTGGGCAAGTGGCTCAAGGGCGTGTTCCCGATTTCCACCGGGTTGGTGGTGGCCGGGTTGGCCCAGGCCGAGTGGCTGATGGAGATCGACGTGATCGCCGTGGTGCCCGATCAGGAATGA
- a CDS encoding DUF4880 domain-containing protein encodes MSPHTPETREALRAAARWLALLDSGDASEADLLRLAQWRASSPLHEDAWQKASLLRARFAGLPGALAMAALDRPDAGRRALLKQALGVSALLPLAWLVSRELPLDAWTADMRTAVGERRQAMLSDGTLLQLNTDSAVDIELGAGRVALVRGEVAVSVPANLSLTLQVPYGRVVLSEGEVCLRLLDEACRVSAIKEAVSLQPLRGPAVMLQAGQQASLQATGVGPVKAFDEWQLGWREGALRLDDRPLGELLRELRRYRPGVLRWAPELERLRVTGTFRLDDTDRVLALLAASLPLQVQTRTRYWVSLTAREKRA; translated from the coding sequence ATGAGCCCCCACACCCCAGAAACCCGCGAGGCGCTGCGTGCTGCGGCCCGTTGGCTGGCACTACTGGATTCTGGCGACGCAAGCGAAGCTGACCTGCTGCGCCTGGCGCAATGGCGCGCCAGCAGCCCCCTGCACGAAGACGCCTGGCAAAAGGCATCGCTGCTGCGAGCGCGGTTTGCCGGGTTGCCCGGCGCATTGGCGATGGCCGCCCTGGATCGCCCGGATGCCGGTCGTCGGGCACTGCTCAAACAAGCCCTGGGTGTGTCGGCGTTGCTGCCGTTGGCCTGGCTGGTGAGCCGTGAGCTGCCGCTGGATGCCTGGACCGCCGACATGCGCACCGCGGTAGGAGAGCGCAGGCAGGCAATGCTGAGCGACGGCACCTTGTTGCAGTTGAACACCGACAGTGCGGTCGATATCGAGCTGGGTGCAGGCCGCGTGGCACTGGTGCGCGGTGAAGTGGCCGTCAGCGTGCCCGCTAACCTGAGCCTCACCTTGCAGGTGCCTTACGGCCGGGTGGTGCTCAGTGAGGGCGAGGTGTGCCTGCGCCTGCTTGATGAGGCCTGCCGGGTGTCGGCGATCAAGGAGGCGGTCAGCCTGCAGCCGTTGCGTGGGCCAGCCGTGATGCTACAGGCCGGCCAACAGGCCAGTTTGCAGGCGACCGGTGTTGGCCCTGTCAAAGCCTTCGACGAATGGCAACTGGGCTGGCGCGAAGGCGCGCTACGGCTGGACGACCGCCCGTTGGGCGAGTTGCTGCGCGAACTGCGCAGGTATCGCCCCGGCGTACTGCGCTGGGCACCAGAACTGGAGCGCTTGCGTGTGACCGGCACGTTCCGCCTTGACGACACCGACCGGGTGCTGGCCCTGCTCGCCGCCAGCCTGCCGTTGCAAGTGCAGACCCGCACGCGTTATTGGGTGAGCCTGACCGCACGAGAAAAACGAGCATGA
- a CDS encoding amidohydrolase family protein — MNIFDEAKIDCHNHLFDPARFPYHPDAPYAPSGQEVATQAQFTRVMDAYGVQHALLVGPNSGYHTDNRCLLHALASGQGRLKGVAVVKADINLDALAALQAQGVVGIAFNPALYGVASLKGVDGLFGKLAELGMFAQLQVCDDQLLDLHGLLQGSQARLLIDHCGRPDVAAGVQQAGFQALLRLADSGRACVKLSGMQKFAAADALFEQSSAYVQALLEAFGAQACVWGSDWPFIRQPARVDYGPLLKLAERLMPDARLRRTVMWETPRRLFGFA; from the coding sequence GTGAACATATTTGACGAAGCGAAGATCGATTGCCATAACCATTTGTTTGACCCTGCCCGTTTCCCCTATCACCCCGATGCACCCTATGCGCCCTCCGGCCAGGAGGTCGCCACCCAGGCGCAGTTCACTCGGGTGATGGACGCTTACGGCGTACAACATGCCTTGCTGGTGGGCCCCAACAGCGGCTACCACACCGACAACCGCTGCCTGCTGCATGCCTTGGCCAGCGGGCAGGGGCGGCTCAAGGGGGTGGCGGTGGTCAAGGCGGACATCAACCTCGATGCGCTGGCGGCGTTGCAGGCGCAAGGCGTGGTGGGTATCGCCTTCAACCCCGCGCTGTACGGGGTAGCCAGCCTAAAGGGCGTTGACGGGCTGTTCGGCAAGCTCGCCGAGCTTGGCATGTTCGCCCAGCTGCAGGTGTGTGACGACCAGTTGCTGGACCTGCACGGCCTGCTGCAAGGCTCGCAGGCTCGTCTGTTGATTGACCATTGCGGCCGCCCGGATGTCGCTGCCGGTGTGCAGCAAGCCGGCTTCCAGGCGTTGCTGCGGCTGGCCGACAGTGGCCGCGCCTGCGTGAAGCTGTCAGGTATGCAGAAGTTTGCCGCAGCGGATGCCTTGTTCGAGCAAAGCAGTGCATACGTGCAGGCCCTGCTCGAAGCCTTTGGCGCCCAAGCCTGTGTGTGGGGTTCGGACTGGCCGTTCATTCGCCAACCCGCGCGGGTGGACTACGGCCCGCTGCTGAAGCTGGCCGAGCGCCTGATGCCGGATGCCCGGCTGCGCCGCACGGTGATGTGGGAGACCCCTCGGCGATTGTTCGGGTTTGCCTAG